GGAAATACCTTAGTAGACATTGTTTATAACTTGATTAAAACAGCAGAGTCTGAGGGATGGGTTGAGAAACTGATTAAAGATGCTTCTGACCAGAATTCTGGAAACAAACAATTAAAAGAATTTAGAAAACAATATGATGCTATCTCCGAGCTATTTAATATTCTTATTCCTCTAGAAAAAAGCTTCTTTCACGAAATGACGCAAGCTTATCGTTCTTGTCGTAATATCGGCTATGAAGATTGGGAAGATTCTGTTGATACGTTTGAAAAAATTTTAACTAACCTTATAGATATGCCTGAAGCAAATACCTATCCCAGTCATATTGTAAAATTTGTAGCACAATTCTTAATCTTGAAAAAGAACAATTTTCCTTCAGAAACAGCAGATAAATTAAGAGATTGGGGAAAAAGTAATAATCCAGATTTTCTTAATTTATTAACTTCATTAGAAAATAAGGTAAACACGACAGCAGAAAATGCATTGATTCCTACTTATCTTCTAGTACAAATTAAAAAAAGTAGACAAGGTAGAGAACAACACTATAATGTAATGGCTTGGTTTATTGCTGATGAATGTTATGAAAACAATGAATATAAAAGCTTAAATATTTACAATGAAGGAAAAGAGGGTTTTAAGTTAAGAAATATTTCTAGATTACTAGAAGATTTGATAGCTCAAATCAATAAAGATCATCATAAAGGTGAAAAATACGACTTACCTATTATTGTGTTCTTTTTATCTCATGACTTACTAGTGCAAGAAAGTAATAAATTTGAATGGTCTGAAATTCAAGAATTTAATGATAAAACTCCTATTGGGAAAGATTATCAGGTGGTGATTCGTTCTTGTGAACGAAGCAACGAGAAATATAATACTCGTAGAGGTGTATGGAGACAAAAATGGGAAATTTTAAAGAAGGACTGTACTAATTTAGATTCTAACAATTTTATAATTGGAAATTGTAGTAACTTAGATAGTTTAGCAAAGAATTTATTCTCTTCTCATGTGATTGGAGTAACAATGTTAGATCCACCATCTAAGAAACATATTGATTTAATTCATAAATCAGCAGTACCAGTAGCGATTTGGTTAAGAAAGACTCTACCTAATATTAATTGTAAATATGAACTAGAACAACTGTTACAAGGCAAACTTATTAAGTTACCTGAGGTTGTAAAACAAAAGCGTGCAGATGCTTTAGGTAAAAAGAAAGACGAGCATATTGGATATCATATTGCTCTGCAATGGGAAAATCCTGAAATACAGCCACCTGATATAAAGTATCAATAAATACAGTATGAACTCTTGGAAAATCTTTAAAGGAACACCTGAAAAACCTCACGAAGGAATTAAGAATCTTCCCGCTCCTCCTAATTGGCGTAATTTCTCTGAAAAAACGCGAGGTACAACCTATACAGTCAGAAGTAAAGAAATCGATCTCGTGAATGCAGCATTGTATTTGCGTCGCCCCTTGTTGGTAACGGGAAAACCGGGAACAGGAAAAACTTCTCTAGCTTATGCTGTAGCTCAGGAATTACAATTGGGTGAGGTGTTGCGTTGGAATATTACAACTCGCTCTACTTTACAGGAAGGTCTTTATCGCTATGATGCTATTGGTAGATTACAAGATTCTCAACGTAACTCTCAGGACAATGAGGATAATTTAGCTGAAATTGGCAAGTATATTCAATTGGGTGCGTTAGGAACGGCGTTGCTTCCTTCAAAAACTCCCAGAGTCTTATTGATTGATGAAATAGATAAAAGCGATATAGATTTACCCAATGATTTGCTAAATATTTTTGAAGAGGGGAAATTTGAAATTCCTGAACTTACAAGAATTGCTAGCAAAGAACCAAAAATTACTGTTCAAACTGACTATAAAGAAGAAGATAAAAAAACAGCAATCCTTGAAAAAGGAAAGGTACAGTGTCAGGCGTTTCCTTTTGTCATTCTCACAAGTAATGGTGAACGCGAATTTCCGCCCGCTTTTCTACGCCGTTGTTTGAGACTAGATTTACCAGAACCAACTCCTGAAGAATTAAAAGCAATTGTTGAGGCACATTTAGGGGATAATATTATTGAACAAGCAGGAGCGATCGTTGAGAAGTTTGTAGAACGACGGAATGAGGGAGAGTTGGCAACAGATCAATTACTCAATGCAATTTATCTGTTAACCAAGACATCTGATAACAGTGACTCTCCGATGCTTGATTTATCAAATGATAAGCAAACCTTAATGAATCAGGTGTTACGCTATCTAAGCAGTACGGAAGGTTATGATTGAGCAAGCGATCGCTATTCTAAAAAAGGTAAACTCCAATCTAACTGCTCGCGAGATAGCAGAAATTCTCTGGTTGGCGGTTCATATAGAAGAATCAGAACAATCGCAACAGCAATCATCTGGAGCGCAACAAAAATTACCAACACCAGAAAAACCCACAACTCCAGAGTCAGACTCTCAAGCAGAAACTCCCACTCCCTCAGAACTACCAGAACCTAGCGTTCAGGTTTATCTTCCCTCCCGTACCTCACGCTCAACAACGGCGACATCAACCAACCAGGGAACTTCTATCAAAGTACCTGCAGCGATCGCACTGAGGAATTCTCTAGAGTTAGGGCGATCGCTTCGTCCTTTAAAGCGGAAATTCCCATCTCCTATAGAAAAGATACTGGATGAAGAAGCCACTGTTCGACGCATTGCGGAAGAAAAAATTTGGACGCCAGTTCTAAAACCAGCCCCCCAGAGATGGTTAGAGCTAGCGTTAGTGGTTGAACAAACCCGTTCGACTGCGATTTGGAAAAAAACTATTACTGAACTCGAACGACTTCTAAAACATCACGGTGCGTTTCGGGATGTCCGAACTTGGGAATTGAGGATAACACCGAAGGTAATCTCCAAAAAAGAGGAAAAATTTGAGAGACGACTATTTGCTCAAGATAGCAACGGAAACTATAGTTCTACTCCCCATCATCCCAAAGAACTGATCGATCCAAAAGGTCGGCGTCTGATCTTGCTAGTCAGTGATTGTATATCTCCTGCTTGGCGAGAGAAGTTCATTTATCCGGTGCTGGAATTCTGGGGACGAAATGGGTTGTTAACTGTTCTTCAGTTACTTCCCGAACGACTCTGGGAGAGAACAGCTTTAGCATCGGAAATTCCCGTTCAACTACGTTCCCTAACTCCTGGAGTTTTCAACTCCCAACTTATTGTAGAAAATTGGGATGAAGATGATTTTGCAGATGATGTTCCAGAAGACAAACAGATAATCCAAAATCCCTTAATCCAAAATCCAAAATCTAAAATCCAAAATTCTATCCCCGTCCCCATTATTACTTTAGAACCAGAACCTTTGCTTGCTTGGTCGCGGGCGATCGCTGGTTTGGGTAATATAGGAACAGTGGGGTTCAAATTTTTTTCTCCTAAAAATCTAGTTCCACTGGGCGAGACTCAACAAGATTCAGAGCAAAGCGAAACCCAACTGAGTGCATCAGCCCTAGTCAGTCGATTTCGCGCCACCGCTTCTCCCATTGCTCGTCGGTTAGCGGGATTAATGGCAGCTGCTCCTGTTAGCTTATCAGTAGTACACTTAATTCAACAAACCCTGCTTAAAGAATCACAACAGATTCATGTGGCTGAGGTGTTTATGAGTGGGCTGCTCAAATCCAGTCAATCCAAAGGTTCTGGATATATTGAGTACGAGTTTATTGATGGAATTAGGGAGTTATTGCTGGAATCTGTACCCGTAAGTAAAGCCAATTCAGTTCTTGAAGAAGTTTCTGAATTTATCGCTAGAAGAGTTGGTGTGTCAGTACGGGATTTTGAAGCAGTTTTACAAAAGCCTTTATACCAAGCTGAAGATAATTTAGCAACTAAAATTCGTCCTTTTGCAGAACTCAAGGTGAAAGTTTTACGCCAGTTAGGTGGAGTATACGCTCAATTAGCTGACGAATTAGAGACAAATTTACAAAAAGGCAAAGAGG
This genomic interval from Scytonema hofmannii PCC 7110 contains the following:
- a CDS encoding effector-associated domain EAD1-containing protein, producing the protein MELIGKQREQLKDALISAFPDKSKLEQMVDYQLHKSLNAIAGGNTLVDIVYNLIKTAESEGWVEKLIKDASDQNSGNKQLKEFRKQYDAISELFNILIPLEKSFFHEMTQAYRSCRNIGYEDWEDSVDTFEKILTNLIDMPEANTYPSHIVKFVAQFLILKKNNFPSETADKLRDWGKSNNPDFLNLLTSLENKVNTTAENALIPTYLLVQIKKSRQGREQHYNVMAWFIADECYENNEYKSLNIYNEGKEGFKLRNISRLLEDLIAQINKDHHKGEKYDLPIIVFFLSHDLLVQESNKFEWSEIQEFNDKTPIGKDYQVVIRSCERSNEKYNTRRGVWRQKWEILKKDCTNLDSNNFIIGNCSNLDSLAKNLFSSHVIGVTMLDPPSKKHIDLIHKSAVPVAIWLRKTLPNINCKYELEQLLQGKLIKLPEVVKQKRADALGKKKDEHIGYHIALQWENPEIQPPDIKYQ
- a CDS encoding AAA family ATPase; amino-acid sequence: MNSWKIFKGTPEKPHEGIKNLPAPPNWRNFSEKTRGTTYTVRSKEIDLVNAALYLRRPLLVTGKPGTGKTSLAYAVAQELQLGEVLRWNITTRSTLQEGLYRYDAIGRLQDSQRNSQDNEDNLAEIGKYIQLGALGTALLPSKTPRVLLIDEIDKSDIDLPNDLLNIFEEGKFEIPELTRIASKEPKITVQTDYKEEDKKTAILEKGKVQCQAFPFVILTSNGEREFPPAFLRRCLRLDLPEPTPEELKAIVEAHLGDNIIEQAGAIVEKFVERRNEGELATDQLLNAIYLLTKTSDNSDSPMLDLSNDKQTLMNQVLRYLSSTEGYD
- a CDS encoding formylglycine-generating enzyme family protein, with amino-acid sequence MIEQAIAILKKVNSNLTAREIAEILWLAVHIEESEQSQQQSSGAQQKLPTPEKPTTPESDSQAETPTPSELPEPSVQVYLPSRTSRSTTATSTNQGTSIKVPAAIALRNSLELGRSLRPLKRKFPSPIEKILDEEATVRRIAEEKIWTPVLKPAPQRWLELALVVEQTRSTAIWKKTITELERLLKHHGAFRDVRTWELRITPKVISKKEEKFERRLFAQDSNGNYSSTPHHPKELIDPKGRRLILLVSDCISPAWREKFIYPVLEFWGRNGLLTVLQLLPERLWERTALASEIPVQLRSLTPGVFNSQLIVENWDEDDFADDVPEDKQIIQNPLIQNPKSKIQNSIPVPIITLEPEPLLAWSRAIAGLGNIGTVGFKFFSPKNLVPLGETQQDSEQSETQLSASALVSRFRATASPIARRLAGLMAAAPVSLSVVHLIQQTLLKESQQIHVAEVFMSGLLKSSQSKGSGYIEYEFIDGIRELLLESVPVSKANSVLEEVSEFIARRVGVSVRDFEAVLQKPLYQAEDNLATKIRPFAELKVKVLRQLGGVYAQLADELETNLQKGKEELVPDTNSQPLSAFNFKFVTVNPRGEILIEEIKKAQYFAENLGKDITLDMVYIPGGTFTMGASENEERSRDSERPQHQVTIKPFFMGKYPVTQAQWKAVAALPKVERDLKPDPSRFKGDNRPVECVSWFDAVEFCARLSKYSEQEYRLPSEAEWEYACRAGTTTPFHFGETITTDLTNYDGTDDKDGKWKGSYGQGPLGEYRQETTKVGIFPANAFGLHDMHGNIWQWCADDWHESYESAPSDGSVWAKKENNDNQRKLLRGGSWSDNPGYCRSAYRDWDDPVNDILLNSIGFRVVCVLAPRT